One window of Campylobacter sp. RM12651 genomic DNA carries:
- a CDS encoding site-specific integrase, whose protein sequence is MKVVNRNNKIYIHYTNKENKIIRFSTKLIANKSNLAYVKANIFKLVKDYELDLKLSKESFEEYVKRFLKSSQVGKKEITNKNNARIFRNHIMPYFKTLKDLNYKSVKDFIARLNDKDLCAEFKKDIVNRLRLLCEEAIELGDIKTFAFPKTKFKDLRVKVSINDKVLSVEELKTLIKNCKDDFLKQIIIVKCFTGIRNSELIALTWDCIDYENEKITIKYNISSGKITTTKTNRIRVIDMLPQVKIALQMLETQHKYNETYVLASAKTKRRYISSSALVKRFKDYLKDSEFRELKFYWTRHIFATLCLSKNIPIDWISKTLGHSKINTTLSFYATYIEDKEKIDAIKNELKALI, encoded by the coding sequence ATGAAAGTTGTTAATAGAAACAATAAAATCTATATTCATTATACGAATAAAGAGAATAAAATCATTAGGTTTAGCACTAAACTAATTGCAAATAAAAGCAATTTAGCTTATGTAAAAGCAAACATTTTTAAGCTAGTAAAAGACTACGAGTTAGATTTAAAGCTTTCAAAAGAAAGTTTTGAAGAGTATGTAAAAAGGTTTTTAAAAAGTAGCCAAGTTGGTAAAAAAGAAATTACCAATAAAAATAATGCAAGAATTTTTAGAAATCACATTATGCCATACTTTAAAACTTTAAAAGACTTAAATTACAAAAGCGTTAAAGATTTTATTGCAAGATTAAATGATAAAGATTTATGTGCTGAATTTAAAAAAGATATTGTAAATAGGCTAAGGCTTTTATGTGAAGAAGCTATAGAGTTAGGCGATATAAAAACATTCGCCTTTCCGAAAACAAAATTCAAAGATTTAAGGGTAAAAGTAAGTATAAACGATAAGGTTTTAAGCGTTGAAGAACTTAAAACCTTGATTAAAAATTGTAAAGATGATTTTTTAAAACAAATCATCATTGTCAAATGTTTCACTGGTATAAGGAATAGCGAACTGATTGCTTTAACTTGGGATTGTATTGATTATGAGAATGAAAAAATCACAATTAAATATAATATCTCAAGTGGCAAAATAACCACCACTAAAACCAACAGAATTAGAGTGATTGATATGCTGCCACAGGTTAAAATAGCTTTACAAATGCTAGAAACCCAACATAAATATAATGAAACCTATGTTTTAGCGAGTGCTAAAACAAAAAGGCGTTATATAAGTAGTAGTGCTTTAGTAAAAAGGTTTAAAGATTATTTAAAAGACAGCGAGTTTAGAGAACTAAAGTTTTATTGGACTAGGCATATTTTTGCCACTCTATGTTTAAGTAAAAATATTCCTATTGATTGGATTAGCAAAACTTTAGGTCATAGTAAGATAAACACAACTTTATCTTTCTATGCGACCTACATAGAAGATAAAGAAAAGATAGACGCAATAAAAAATGAGCTAAAAGCGTTGATATAA